Part of the Echeneis naucrates chromosome 18, fEcheNa1.1, whole genome shotgun sequence genome is shown below.
TGCTCTGACAACATGttgaaggagagaagaagggcGAGGGCGAGGAGAGGTGCGCAGAGAATCCCCAGGCTGATGGGATCAGAGATATTTGGTCTCTGACGCTGCTGGTTTTAcctcagcagcaggtgtggCCATCTGTTGGACAGAGGAGGACTCTTGCCTGACATGTTGAAGGAAAAGGGGGAGACGCACAACTCACTTGACACAAAATACTGAGATTACTGGAGCGGGAGTATTAAGCCCCTGGTGTTTGGTATTAATCTGAGCCTTAGCTGCTGCTCAACTGATTTAGACAGGTTTTATTAGGTAATGTGAAGATTCAGAAATATGGGGCAATGTTAGGTGGCTCTCATGGAAATGACCtcaaggaaaacattttttaatgttcaaTCCCAGTACAAGGATCTGGGTGCATTGAAATTTATTCTTAAGTGACTTTGAAATCTGGAATGTGTGCGGtatcagtttagtttttttgtgtgactttttttttttttgaggcaacTCAAAAGCACTAAGCATCCCAGAAACACGTCTTTCAGTGAGAGTTCAGGATcatggggaaaaataaaagactctAATTGGAAATATGATGAAATCTAGATGCTAAAATTTGTAACATCCTCACGAGAAGCCGCCACgacagctggaaaacagagtACTGATACTCTTTGAACCACAAAAATCTTACTAACCAGCGCCCTCTGGCTATGGCAACTAGACACTGTGACTTCTGCCACCACGTGACATTAACTGATGTTGACAACTGTCAACACCTTAACAACAGATGTGTCTTCAGGCGTTGAATGACACATAGAATCTACATGATTAGAACCTGTCACAAatgagttttaatgttttataaCCTATAAAATGACCTGCGTTAATAAGTAACTgtccctgattttttttaagttatagTTATATcatctaaataaaataataaaaagtcaGAAACAGCTTTCCTAAGTTTCAGTCTAAAATTACTATCCTCCTAAAGCTAATGCCAACCTCTCACCTGTTATTGAATATTCAAGGAGGGCCGGTACAGGAAAACACTAACACTACAGGAAAAATCTATTTTGGAGAAAATCTCACTCTTGCTTATATTTTACTTTCCTCAGGaaatattctaaaaatatttctaataaaTGTCATCTTCTATTGACAGCTACTCCATTCACATTTCAGATGTCCCAActgttattttaatatttctggtTTGGCATCAGGGCAATGTTCAAAAGAAGAAGTCTCCAGCATACGAGGAACACTGCATACCAAGTGCTGGACCACAATCAGGACATCCCAGATATGTTTCAGCTGCATTCAGGATGCATTCCAGATGTGGTCTGCAGAAAAACCGGCAACGTGTCTTTCTTTATATTTGcccttgtttcattttcactagGGCTGGGGCTTTTTCAGACAACTCCATGCTATGGTTACCAGCCTTTGTGCAAGTATTTCTGTACTTTTTGATTCCTTCCCATATATTTGATGAAAACTATTCACTAACCACATATTTATTCAAACTAGAAGTGAACAAGTCAATGCATGTTTAAATCAATCATTAAGTTGTTGCATGACAAATGCCTGGAATGTGTGTAACACTTGTGAGAGTAGAACTGGTTCAGTGTAAATGCTCTTCATTGTTTTCCCATGGAAATGAACAAGCCTGGTGGACTTTGTCACAAAGATTAAAGGCTCACGAATGCTAATGAGGCCCATGCCAGGCGCTGTGTAATGAGGCCTTCAAACAAATGAGAAATTCCTGTCTAAACTCAATCCTCTTACATACCTTGTTCAGCCTCTATTATTCTGTTTTGTACACAGTAAATTGATATGGGATGGGAACACTGGGACATTTGAATAATATATTCTAGCATCACTTACTGGTTAAAATGTCACAGGCCAGTTTTATTGATACATAACAACAACTGGACATCCAACATCTTATGTGTGACCACCACACCCTTTGTGTGAACATCACAGCTGCCCCTAACATCTCTTTACAGGACTGTTTCATTTTGGGACTAAATTGAGAGAGAACAGACAGAAAGGGTCATAGCCAAGTTTTTTAGGGTCTTGTTTAAAAATGGAAGACATATATACACATCTTCCACAggggttttattttgttttcctgggTCAAACTTTTTCGTCTATATGAGAATATTGATATGTGAGTGCAGCAGTTGCATACTCACCCCGAGGCGATGAGGGCACGTGACTGAGCCATGGCAATACGCTGCAATGCAGGCCGACTTAACCCTGCTAGACTGGACCGGGGTGGCAGAGGGGCGGCACAGGCGGATGCAGCACCAGATGAAGACACTGGGCCCAGGACGCGGGCAGAAGGTGAGGGTGTGCAGGTGGATGCAGCTGTAGAGATGAGAGGGGGGCCTGGGGCGGGCGCTGTAGGGGCGgagcaggaagcagagagggaagaggaggcgGAAGGGTGAGGAGGGGAGGTGGCAACAGATGAGGgtgtggtggaggggggagggggtggtggcggaggtggggggagaggtggaggaggggggcgggtggaggagatggagagagcagcTGTAGCTGAGccaaggagagacagagagtgggTAAAGCCTCCTCCATAGCCAAGGCTGGAACCGCCACCACCAACGATACCTACACCTCCTGCACCACCCATACCCCCCACACTGAAGCCACCTGTTGCCCCAACTATAGACGTCCTATTTGGGGAGAGCGATCGCGACAGGGAAGGAGGCCGAGGGAGGGTTAGTGAGTACGACCCCCCTGGCACAGGGTGACTGCTGATTTTGGGACTAGGTGGTTTTGTCTGTGGCGGCCTCCGACCCAGAGTTTGAGCAGTCGACATGGTTCCCGCTTTGACACTCAGCACCAGCATACACTGCTGACAGGCGCAGGGCTGTCCCAGAGAAGTGATGGCGGAGGCAGGCAGAGCCCCGCTGGGGTATGCACTCCCATTTCCTGTCCCACTGCTGCTCATCCTGATCCCCATGCCCACTCCAGATACATCCACGCCCAGCAGTCCCCCATGGCTGGGCACTGATGTGGGTCCCCAGGCGTGATGGGACTTGGGCAGGGGCCCGGACACTAGCGGGTAAGCCAGGTCGGAGCGGCGCTGGATCCGCCGGCAGCGCTGTGTCTGCCCGTTAATTTGGGTCATACTTTCGAAGTCAATGAGGTAGCAGAAACCCAGTGGCGCCAAGTCCAGCCAGGGCTGCTGACGATCTCGTGCCGCCTGGATGGCAATGCCCACCTCAGTGTCGTATGCCGTCCAACTGCCAGCGTCGTTCTCCCACTCCCACAACCAGCCCTGTCCTGGTGCCGAGGTGGGGTCGTAGAAGCTTCGTCGTACCGGTCGAAGGGTACCTGAGTGAGACAGTAACAATATAAGCAAATGATTCATGCACATTTTGAAGGTTTTGgtctgttttctttgaaattacATTCCAATGCATGTCAATGgacataaacataaatgttaAGCTTTTATTGAACACCACTTTGTGTCCTTAACTGTAATCATGAAACTGGGTGATGGGAGGTAAAAGCAAGAGGAGGTAAGTGGATGGGACTATTTGCTGAGGACAAGTAGATTACAACCCTAACAAATtcaacatgtctgtgtttgcttgCTAAGAATTTGGGCAAACAGGTTGCCCCTGGTAACAGCACACGGTGTTCTgtgttctgattggctggcagcCTTGATCCGACCCAAAGCTGGCTGTGTTTGCTTTCCCAGGGTGTCCAGAGAAACTCTTTATACAGTAAAGCCCTCCCATATCAAATCCTGTCTGTAAGAAAGGTGGACAAGTTTCTTTAAGATGGATGAGCTTGATGTTAAGGTGACAGATGAaagtttaggtttttttttttatgaaatatgcattttatattttcattttatagcTCAgttgttctctttctttttacatcaACAGCAATGGTGCACATGGATGGATTATGAGAAAATGGGCACAGACCAGTAAAAGCCCCATTAACCTTCTGTACAGGactaaactgtttttttttttttatgtcttttgttgGTCTCCTTTTCTGCAGTCACTTCAGTCACTTCATACTGATTTGtcatgatgacaaaaaaaaaaaaaaccccaaaaaaaacaaaacagcataactcacaaactgtcaaaacagaagaaagtgaGAGGGACCAACTGGATATCAATACAGTATGCGTAGCTCAGCTTGCCAAATTTACCAAGACAACAAGGGAGTTCATTCACAAAAACTCTTTCAATCAACCCCCATTTTGTTTATTCCCTCAGACTCCCAAAattcctcccccacctcctcaccCATGCCCCCTATTTAAATTGGGGCACCCTGCCTCGCTCTCACATTTCAGCCTCTGCTGagttttgaaaaacaaagtgCACAAAGGCTTTTCCCAGCCTATGTTGGGAGAGGGGGGATGATGTTGGGGTCCCTGCCAAAGTTAGACATCTGAGAATTCCCTGCTTTGCCTCCCCACCGTGAAGCTCTATCAATAATCTCTGACACGGTAGTATTAATAATACTTTGTATGTGAATATGACTGGACACCTCAGCTGCTTCTGTGTTACATCTAAAGACACACATATGCTGgaaaaatgacaacaatgaaGGCCACAGACCGGAAGAAGAAACTATGGGGGGCCAGAAGTTGGGAATTGAAATAGAAACATGACATTTACGACATAACGCAGGCCCTTTGCAGCAAAACACCCCCCATCGAAACTGAATCGTTCCAGAGGTTTTCAAAGATAAAGCAGTAAACAGGCCTCCGGCCCCTCAGGCCCGTGTGCACTGTCACATCCTGCACCGTGTGTCCGTGCCTGTCCTCCCTGCTCCTCACCTGTGTCCTGTCGGAACTGGTGCATGGAATGCAAATCGATGATGTAGGGCGAGAGGCGAGAGTCCACCTGGCCGAGGACAACACTACCACAGCGCGGGTCGCTCCGGATGACTGcctcgatgtgatgacagaCAGCCGGGCTGTAGGGCCGCCAGCGTCCGTGCTCGTTCAGCCATTCCCATACCACTACGGCGGACGCTAGTAACATCCTACTCCTGCAAAAGGGGGGGAAATGCAACAATGAGGCACAGATGAACGCCAGACTGCGGGGATGATGGACATTTGGAGATACATCGCCGTCGCTTCGCCGTGCATCCCTGCGCACAGCGGCGCTGCATCCATCTTGGACAGTTTACAACCCAGATGTGTCTCCTATCCCTGGACATAAATACATATTTCGACATCCCCTAACCCGCATGCAAACCCTACCTTCCATGTTTGTAGTTTCGGATATGCAGCAATCGGTGGGCCCTTTAGTCGCACGGCGGGGACAGAGGCGGTTTGTGGGTGCAAGAAGCCTCGCAGGCTGGTTGCATTTTACTCCCTATGCAGATGAGTGACGTGTGCTGAAATCATTTCTCCGGCACAATCAAGTTAGGgtgagaggagaaaatgcaaCTTGGATGCTCAGGGTGGTGCGGCACTCGTAAAGTAGGTTACTGTGACAGACTGGCTGTGATTgaggtttgtttgggtttttttttttaagatattttattaaatcagtGCTGCCTGTGAGGGAGGATTGCGTTGCTGTGAGAAGATAAATATTTACCAGGTTAGATCAGCTCCAGTGTCTCCAGTCAAATCACTGCTTGCAGAACAGTTTGGGTGCTTTACTGCTCCATCTGCCACCGTGAAGATGTCTCCGGTGTTGAGGTGAAATCCTTCAGGTTTGTGGTTACATAATGGTTTTGAAGAAAAAGTGTCTCCTCTCTGGTGTTCCACCTGCCTGCACTCAGACTCACTCCTTCTTCCCTCCGCTGTCTCGGTCCGGTGtcttctctgtcagctggaaatTATTCAGCCGGcggaaaataaatgtttgacacTCGCGTGCACGAACACTCCCACGCCAAGGAGGTCCCCAACGTCCAATCAGAGTCGAGCAAGCGCTCGGTTTGACCAATCACAGAGCTCCTTTGTGTCTCGCGTAGTTCGTGCTGGTGACATGAAGAGCTGGATggcacatttttctgtttcttctaaATGAAGAGCAACTTCTTTACTCAGTAACCGACTCTCGTTAATTTGCTTGTGTTTTAAAACGAAAAGAGgaggttattaaaaaaaaaggaagtggagatgccggggattgaacccgggacctcatacatgcgaagcatgcgctctaccactgagctacatccccatTGGTCAGAGAGTTAGTCTTATTCCTTTATATTAAATAACTCCCatattcttcatttcttctATAATGTGATGATGATTACTAATTACCATTATAGTGATGTGTGATATGTGCAGTTTAATTCAAACGCCTAGCTGAAGGGCTGCTCATGCATTAGTGAAAATATTCCTCCGGATTATCTGTTATAAAACCAACACTTTCAAAAGAGGCTACTCTGCTTTGGTACTTTATATAACTTCAGTTAATTTTAATTACGAGACTGTTATCTTTGTTGTTGCAGaatgataaaatatataaagaaagtATTTCTTTAATCACTGTACATTTAACAAGGAATTATATCAGCTTGACCAAATTTCTGTGTAATTgtatataatgtaataatgtaatgtaTATGCTGATTTTCATTAATTGACGAGACTGaacatttttgttgctttttagTGTTCCAATAAGCAGGACgaattaatgtctgtttttttattttcctgtttttatttgtaaagtaaaagaaaatggcaGGAATAAACcaggaaacagatgagcggttgaagatgaagaatAAACAACATGAACTAGACAATATACAGCATTCAAAAGCATTACAGCATTATGACACAATAATGCAATGTCTCATCTCGTAACTGGATGAGATCAGTATTACATTACAAAAGTAAACTCTTACAAAAACATCCACTGTTCAAACTGACCCTGCATATATTCATATAGCTTCACTCATCAGTCAGCCTTTTGTTATGATGGCACAACAGGGGGATTAAAAAATCACCTTGTTTAGTTCTTCTACATTTTctccaaaagcaaaacaaaccaaacaaacaacaaaaaagaatatCTAGACCCAATATTTACGTAAAAATACATCTGTACATGACTCAGCATCACTTCCACACCAAAACTGTATCAAAGAGATTTTGTCCTAATTTTTGTATTTGATATTTTCCTTCACTGTAGTTACAGTGCAGTCACAACCTTGTCCTTCCCCTCAGCTCCCTCGTCTTCAGACCAGATGGCACTTCCAGAAAACTGCTGTAGGTTTATCAATAATCCAGCCCCTCCACTTGGCTCCCCTTCACCTCCCCCTTCTCGCAcgttcctctcctcttcctcctttttgtcatttgtctttacCTCTGTCTGGTTTAGTAGCACCGATTTTTCCCCTGTGTTCTCATTTGCTCTGTTACCTCCTCCTGCctgtgcctcctcctcctcctcgtcctcctcctcttcctcctctccctcttcgtCCTCTACCTCACTGTCACTTCCTtggctccctccctcctccacctgtgCCTCATTATCTTGGACTTCCTGCATTTCCTCTCCATACTCATCTGTATCACCGCGAGGCCACAACTGGACTCCAAGATGTGTCTCCAGAGTTAATACTGCACTCCTCGTCTGGTCCCTGAGCCCTCCTTCCTTGAAAACCATGTTGTTAATCGTGTACTCTCCATTAGTCTCCCTGTTCAACTTCTTGTAAAAGAAGATCAGCAGTGCAATCAGGCCCAatagggaaaaagaaagaatgatgATTATCCGAGTtgattttccttcttctttgtcACCCATGTCTGgactgaaaggaaagaaaaggttcAGGATGTCACACGTGGACCAGCATCACTTAGTGAGCGTTTTCATTGAGCGATATCTTCATACCTTCAAAAACAAGttgacttgattttttttttgctgagtgTAAGCTAAGAAAAATCTATAGTTTTGTTACATCTTTGAATTATATGTGGAGCAGTAGCAACCAGCAGTCAGTCAATTTCACCAAgcgtaacacacacaaactgtgagAAACAATTGCTGCTAGGATAGAGCCAGGTTGGATCTAAGACTatatggagaaaaaataaaaaggatattTTCCAAAGTGTGGAATAGAAATGTAGAAATAGGTATTTTAGGCTTTGTTTTAAGCTTCTAGTTGGGTGCCATGTGGGTGTGGTTTGCTGCAGTCTTGCTTGCTCTATGTACAAATAAGCACATCTAGAGTTCAATAGTCAAAAGGCAGGTTGACACAGATGTTGTGCACTTAAGCTGAGAAGAGATGTACCTCATTAAGAGATTCCTTGTTGAATAGATAAATCCCACCGGTTGGCGTCACAGTTACAGGTTGATCTCGGCAATTATCTGAGGGAGATCCATTGTTAGATTTACAGCCACAACCTGAAAAAAGCCACAGAAATGACGATGCGATCTACTTCTAGCTAAAcctttaaataaatcaacatcatattaaacaataacaatatctaaatatcatttaaaaaagcatttAAGAGAAAGTCTATATTGCCTGTATCTTGTTTGAGTATGAAGTTGACTGTGCTGAAATGACAGGAAACCAGCACAGCGCTCACAGTGTTGCTGGTTTCCTGTCAAAATGATAATTGAACTGCATCTGCCGACTTCACATGGGAGGAAATGCCTTGAGTCATAAATTAGCAGTCTATATTCAGACATTCAGTAATGCAAAATGACATTCAACCACTGATGAGAATCAacatgagaaaattaaacatccatATAAAGCTGCCTGTATGAGGGCAATTAACTCAAGTGGTAAACTAATACCTGCaaaaatttataattttaaaaacaattcagATGCAAATGATGGTTCACGAGTTAGAAATTTGAAATACTAAGGTCCCTGGTTTGGAGGGAAAATTGTAGCGTTAGAAGACAAAATATGTCTTTTGattggaaaagacaaaaatatttgtgaaaaaatagaaatatttaaaagcaagtaaataaacaaagaaaaactcac
Proteins encoded:
- the dtx4a gene encoding E3 ubiquitin-protein ligase DTX4a isoform X1 — encoded protein: MLLASAVVVWEWLNEHGRWRPYSPAVCHHIEAVIRSDPRCGSVVLGQVDSRLSPYIIDLHSMHQFRQDTGTLRPVRRSFYDPTSAPGQGWLWEWENDAGSWTAYDTEVGIAIQAARDRQQPWLDLAPLGFCYLIDFESMTQINGQTQRCRRIQRRSDLAYPLVSGPLPKSHHAWGPTSVPSHGGLLGVDVSGVGMGIRMSSSGTGNGSAYPSGALPASAITSLGQPCACQQCMLVLSVKAGTMSTAQTLGRRPPQTKPPSPKISSHPVPGGSYSLTLPRPPSLSRSLSPNRTSIVGATGGFSVGGMGGAGGVGIVGGGGSSLGYGGGFTHSLSLLGSATAALSISSTRPPPPPLPPPPPPPPPPSTTPSSVATSPPHPSASSSLSASCSAPTAPAPGPPLISTAASTCTPSPSARVLGPVSSSGAASACAAPLPPRSSLAGLSRPALQRIAMAQSRALIASGVPTVPVKNLNGSSPVHPALAGITGILMSAAGLPVCLTRPPKLVLHPPPVSKSDIKPVPGLGHCCRKTTKKQARKGKTPEEVVKRYLQKVRNPPEEDCTICMEVLAGPSGYKGPGVGGISRAESVGRLAQCGHQYHLQCLVAMYNNGNKDGSLQCPTCKTIYGVKTGNQPPGKMEYHVIPHSLPGHPDCKTIRIIYNIPPGIQGPEHPNPGKPFTARGFPRHCYLPDSEKGRKVLRLLLVAWDRRLIFSVGTSSTTGESDTVIWNEVHHKTEFGSNLTGHGYPDPGHLDNVLEELKAQGITEEECLPRD
- the dtx4a gene encoding E3 ubiquitin-protein ligase DTX4a isoform X2, with product MTQINGQTQRCRRIQRRSDLAYPLVSGPLPKSHHAWGPTSVPSHGGLLGVDVSGVGMGIRMSSSGTGNGSAYPSGALPASAITSLGQPCACQQCMLVLSVKAGTMSTAQTLGRRPPQTKPPSPKISSHPVPGGSYSLTLPRPPSLSRSLSPNRTSIVGATGGFSVGGMGGAGGVGIVGGGGSSLGYGGGFTHSLSLLGSATAALSISSTRPPPPPLPPPPPPPPPPSTTPSSVATSPPHPSASSSLSASCSAPTAPAPGPPLISTAASTCTPSPSARVLGPVSSSGAASACAAPLPPRSSLAGLSRPALQRIAMAQSRALIASGVPTVPVKNLNGSSPVHPALAGITGILMSAAGLPVCLTRPPKLVLHPPPVSKSDIKPVPGLGHCCRKTTKKQARKGKTPEEVVKRYLQKVRNPPEEDCTICMEVLAGPSGYKGPGVGGISRAESVGRLAQCGHQYHLQCLVAMYNNGNKDGSLQCPTCKTIYGVKTGNQPPGKMEYHVIPHSLPGHPDCKTIRIIYNIPPGIQGPEHPNPGKPFTARGFPRHCYLPDSEKGRKVLRLLLVAWDRRLIFSVGTSSTTGESDTVIWNEVHHKTEFGSNLTGHGYPDPGHLDNVLEELKAQGITEEECLPRD
- the LOC115059050 gene encoding glutamic acid-rich protein-like, which translates into the protein MSPDMGDKEEGKSTRIIIILSFSLLGLIALLIFFYKKLNRETNGEYTINNMVFKEGGLRDQTRSAVLTLETHLGVQLWPRGDTDEYGEEMQEVQDNEAQVEEGGSQGSDSEVEDEEGEEEEEEDEEEEEAQAGGGNRANENTGEKSVLLNQTEVKTNDKKEEEERNVREGGGEGEPSGGAGLLINLQQFSGSAIWSEDEGAEGKDKVVTAL